One segment of Mycolicibacterium baixiangningiae DNA contains the following:
- a CDS encoding MinD/ParA family ATP-binding protein has translation MTDQNQLEAQDRQPASDDVDSRAADLMARLAARQRQHDAAPTEPVSSAEPDEPAPPSEPPRAEPESELVSPPAHRPPALGRPDEHQPSAVPAGAPAEPGPVESPDWPPAPADVDPPPSDVRKRTGRRMAAPPWQPAVDPPGEGPPTPADRGLDTSPGADEPGRGRPVPPPPPPPPPGWNGLPPPPGWPGPPPWMPPRRHGVPTTPPSAGGEPGSRRQARPPARPSPAQGRRDGAGSVGDGPREVTRLRTNRPFDTDDSLGDEQLTPQFGWRRMLYRATKGRVNPGVSQKDREQQALLEQIRQPLASDFRIAVLSIKGGVGKTTTTIGLGSAFAMVRSDRVIAVDANPDRGTLAERISDSSTSSTVRDLLLDPDVSRYADVRQHTRLAPSRLEVLASVQDPAVAEIFGESDYRRTIEILQAHYNIILTDCGTGIMHSSMASVLDLAHALVLVSSPAVDAARSAAATLDWLTQHGYGILARESHVVLSGAQAGGGSPAFDEVFQYFEARSGSIHVVPFEPHLARGADVDFAMLSPDAVRTYLELAGAVATKFSRVR, from the coding sequence GTGACAGATCAGAACCAACTCGAAGCCCAGGACCGGCAACCGGCGTCGGACGACGTGGACAGCCGGGCCGCTGACTTGATGGCACGTCTCGCCGCGCGGCAACGGCAGCACGACGCCGCGCCAACAGAACCCGTCTCAAGCGCCGAACCCGACGAGCCGGCGCCGCCATCTGAACCGCCCAGGGCCGAACCAGAATCCGAATTGGTCAGCCCACCAGCTCACCGCCCGCCGGCACTCGGCAGGCCCGACGAACACCAGCCGTCGGCAGTGCCGGCGGGCGCGCCTGCGGAGCCCGGTCCGGTCGAGAGCCCCGACTGGCCGCCGGCGCCGGCCGACGTCGACCCCCCGCCGTCGGACGTAAGGAAACGCACCGGGCGCCGGATGGCCGCGCCGCCGTGGCAGCCGGCGGTCGATCCGCCGGGTGAGGGGCCCCCCACACCGGCGGACCGCGGTCTCGACACGTCGCCTGGCGCCGACGAGCCGGGGCGTGGACGTCCAGTGCCACCACCCCCACCCCCGCCACCTCCCGGCTGGAACGGTCTGCCGCCCCCTCCGGGCTGGCCTGGCCCGCCGCCGTGGATGCCACCCCGCCGACACGGGGTTCCGACGACGCCCCCGTCGGCGGGTGGCGAACCGGGGTCCCGCCGCCAAGCTCGGCCCCCGGCGAGACCGTCGCCCGCGCAAGGCCGCCGGGACGGTGCAGGCTCCGTCGGCGACGGTCCCCGGGAGGTGACGCGGCTGCGGACGAACCGGCCCTTCGACACCGATGACTCCCTGGGCGATGAGCAGTTGACGCCGCAATTCGGTTGGCGGCGAATGTTGTATCGGGCGACCAAGGGCCGGGTCAACCCGGGTGTTTCGCAGAAGGACCGTGAGCAGCAGGCCCTGCTGGAGCAGATCAGGCAGCCGCTGGCCAGCGACTTCCGGATCGCAGTGCTCTCGATCAAGGGGGGTGTCGGGAAGACGACGACCACCATCGGGCTCGGTTCGGCATTTGCCATGGTGCGCTCCGATCGCGTCATCGCGGTGGACGCGAACCCCGACCGCGGCACCCTGGCCGAGCGCATCTCGGATTCGTCGACCTCCTCGACGGTGCGCGACCTGCTGCTCGACCCCGACGTCTCGCGCTACGCCGACGTGCGCCAGCACACGCGCCTGGCACCCAGCCGACTCGAAGTGCTGGCCAGCGTGCAGGATCCCGCGGTCGCAGAGATATTCGGGGAGAGCGACTACCGACGCACGATCGAGATCCTCCAAGCCCACTACAACATCATCTTGACCGACTGTGGGACAGGGATCATGCACTCCTCGATGGCGAGCGTGCTCGACCTGGCTCACGCATTGGTGCTCGTCAGCTCACCGGCTGTGGACGCCGCGCGCAGCGCCGCGGCGACGCTCGACTGGCTGACCCAGCATGGCTACGGGATATTGGCGCGGGAGTCACACGTGGTGCTCAGCGGTGCTCAAGCCGGTGGAGGATCGCCCGCGTTCGACGAGGTGTTCCAGTACTTCGAGGCGAGAAGCGGGTCCATTCACGTCGTCCCGTTCGAACCGCACCTGGCCAGAGGGGCCGACGTCGACTTCGCCATGCTGTCACCGGACGCGGTGCGCACGTACCTGGAACTCGCCGGTGCCGTGGCCACCAAGTTTTCGCGGGTGCGTTGA
- the mycP gene encoding type VII secretion-associated serine protease mycosin has protein sequence MRHWARMAAVCLFVGGIVAWPAPAAAIGPPIIAPGPPPTGPVAPMDPTEQKTVCAQATTLPGTQFQRRPAGDMMLDYSAAWRFSRGAGQKVAVIDTGVSPNPRLLALEPGGDYVSSSDGLADCDAHGTLVAGIIAAAPSPADGFSGVAPEAAILSIRQNSGVYSVKGTGPAQDDPNATSAGYGNTRTLAYAIVRAVDLGATVINLSEAACAPVGTDIDDAAVGQAVRYAFERNVVVVAAAGNIASQGMCSAQNGMGDPNLPVADAWASVRTVASPAWFSEYVLTVGAVTTAGRPADFSLHGPWVDVAAPGEQITSLSPTGPGLMNAWLDPTAGPVPVNGTSFAAPYVSGIVALVRSRFPEMSAGEVMERIKRTARTAASGSDDTVGYGVVDPVAALTFEVPARPSAPDAVAAVAAPAPVGSADHRARNLGLVVLLGCAVLAAIAITVLDMPMRK, from the coding sequence GTGAGGCACTGGGCTCGGATGGCGGCCGTGTGCCTGTTCGTCGGCGGCATCGTGGCTTGGCCGGCGCCGGCGGCGGCCATCGGACCGCCGATCATCGCACCTGGTCCGCCACCCACGGGTCCCGTCGCCCCGATGGACCCCACCGAGCAGAAGACGGTGTGCGCACAGGCCACCACCCTTCCCGGCACCCAGTTCCAGCGGCGACCGGCCGGTGACATGATGCTCGACTACAGCGCCGCCTGGCGATTCTCCCGGGGGGCGGGCCAGAAGGTGGCGGTGATCGACACCGGCGTCTCCCCCAACCCCAGATTGCTCGCGCTGGAGCCCGGTGGCGACTACGTCTCGTCGTCGGACGGTCTGGCCGACTGCGACGCGCACGGCACCCTGGTGGCCGGGATCATCGCCGCCGCGCCCAGCCCCGCCGACGGGTTCAGCGGCGTGGCACCCGAGGCGGCCATCCTGTCCATCCGGCAGAACAGCGGCGTGTACTCGGTGAAGGGAACGGGGCCGGCCCAGGACGATCCCAACGCGACGTCGGCGGGTTACGGCAACACCCGGACGCTGGCCTACGCGATCGTGCGGGCCGTCGACCTCGGGGCGACCGTCATCAATCTGTCCGAGGCCGCGTGCGCCCCGGTGGGGACGGACATCGACGACGCCGCGGTCGGGCAGGCGGTGCGCTACGCGTTCGAGCGCAACGTCGTCGTGGTCGCCGCCGCGGGAAACATTGCCTCACAAGGCATGTGCAGCGCACAGAACGGAATGGGTGATCCGAACCTACCGGTGGCCGACGCGTGGGCATCGGTGCGCACGGTCGCCAGCCCGGCGTGGTTCTCCGAGTACGTCCTGACCGTCGGCGCCGTGACGACGGCCGGTCGGCCCGCGGATTTCTCGCTGCACGGACCGTGGGTCGACGTCGCGGCGCCCGGCGAGCAGATCACGTCGCTCAGCCCGACCGGGCCGGGCCTGATGAACGCGTGGCTGGATCCGACGGCCGGTCCGGTACCGGTGAACGGCACGAGCTTCGCGGCCCCCTACGTCTCCGGAATCGTCGCGCTGGTGCGGTCGCGGTTCCCCGAGATGTCCGCAGGCGAGGTGATGGAGCGGATCAAGCGCACGGCCCGGACGGCGGCGTCGGGTTCGGATGACACCGTCGGCTACGGCGTCGTCGATCCGGTGGCCGCGCTCACGTTCGAGGTGCCGGCCAGGCCATCGGCCCCCGACGCCGTGGCCGCCGTGGCCGCGCCGGCGCCGGTCGGCTCGGCGGACCACCGGGCGCGCAACCTCGGGCTCGTCGTCCTGCTCGGATGTGCCGTGCTCGCAGCGATCGCGATCACCGTGCTGGACATGCCGATGCGCAAGTAG